Proteins encoded by one window of Glycine soja cultivar W05 chromosome 15, ASM419377v2, whole genome shotgun sequence:
- the LOC114386766 gene encoding cytochrome P450 716A67-like isoform X2, producing MEAAWDNILMLILILALIWVWKKFNSLWLTPKRLEKILREQGLRGSPYRFKVGDTKETLKMQMQAMSKPMNLFSNDIGPRVSPYDHYIVNKHGKNSFIWNGQTPRVTLTDPELIKDVFNKIYDFGKPNMGPNIRSLIPGLAMHEGEKWSKHRKIINPAFNLEKLKNMLPLFIQCCDDLISKWEEMLSSDGSSEIDVWPFVKNLTGDVISRTAFGSSYLEGRRIFQLLKEKTELILKMRGQRLVPKRMKEIDRDIKASLMDIINKRDKALKAGEATKNNLLDILLESNHKEIEEQGNNKNVGMNLEEVIEECKLFYFAGQDTTSVLLVWTMILLSRYPDWQARAREEVSQVFGNQKPTFDGLNQLKIVTMILYEVLRLYPPGVGVPRKVIKDVKLGNLSFPAGVEIFISTILVHHDSELWGDDAKEFKPERFSEGVLKATNGRFSFFPFGGGPRICIAQNFALLEAKIALSMILQCFSFELSPTYTHAPTMVMTIQPQYGAPVILHKVEKYE from the exons atgGAAGCAGCATGGGACAATATTCTGATGCTGATACTGATACTGGCTCTGATATGGGTATGGAAGAAGTTCAACTCATTATGGCTCACGCCAAAGAGGCTTGAAAAGATCTTAAGAGAACAAGGCCTTCGAGGCAGTCCATACAGGTTTAAGGTTGGGGACACGAAGGAGACATTAAAGATGCAAATGCAAGCCATGTCCAAACCCATGAATCTCTTCTCTAATGACATAGGACCGCGTGTGTCTCCCTATGATCATTACATTGTCAACAAACATG gcaaaaattcttttatttggaATGGACAGACACCAAGGGTGACCCTCACAGATCCCGAGCTAATCAAAGATGTATTCAACAAGATTTATGACTTTGGAAAGCCTAATATGGGCCCAAATATCAGATCACTTATTCCTGGTCTTGCAATGCATGAGGGAGAAAAGTGGAGCAAGCATAGAAAGATAATCAACCCCgcatttaatttagaaaagttGAAG AATATGTTACCACTATTCATCCAATGTTGCGATGATCTGATTAGCAAATGGGAGGAAATGCTGTCTTCAGATGGATCAAGTGAAATTGACGTATGGCCTTTTGTTAAGAATTTGACTGGTGATGTTATTTCCCGAACAGCATTTGGAAGTAGTTATTTAGAAGGGAGAAGaatatttcaacttctaaaagAGAAAACTGAACTTATACTGAAAATGAGAGGACAGAG GTTGGTACCTAAAAGGATGAAGGAAATTGATAGAGATATAAAAGCTTCACTTATGGATATTATTAACAAGAGAGACAAAGCGCTAAAGGCGGGTGAAGCcactaaaaataacttattagaTATACTTCTGGAGTCAAATCACAAGGAAATTGAAGAACAGGGGAACAATAAGAATGTTGGAATGAATCTTGAGGAAGTTATTGAAGAATGCAAGCTTTTCTACTTTGCAGGGCAGGACACCACTTCAGTTTTGCTTGTTTGGACAATGATATTATTGAGTAGGTACCCTGATTGGCAAGCACGCGCAAGGGAGGAAGTCTCACAAGTTTTTGGCAACCAAAAACCGACTTTTGATGGACTGAATCAATTAAAGATT GTTACTATGATTTTGTATGAGGTTCTTAGATTATACCCTCCAGGAGTTGGTGTTCCTCGAAAAGTTATCAAAGATGTGAAACTTGGAAACCTATCATTTCCTGCTGGAGTGGAGATTTTCATATCAACAATTTTGGTTCACCATGATAGTGAGCTCTGGGGTGATGATGCTAAGGAGTTCAAACCTGAGAGATTTTCTGAAGGAGTTCTGAAGGCCACGAATGGtagattttcatttttcccctTTGGAGGAGGTCCTAGAATATGCATCGCACAAAATTTTGCTTTGTTGGAAGCAAAGATTGCTTTGTCGATGATTTTACAATGTTTCTCGTTTGAACTTTCTCCAACCTATACTCATGCTCCAACTATGGTGATGACTATTCAACCCCAATATGGCGCTCCAGTCATTCTACATAAGgtggagaaatatgaataa
- the LOC114386766 gene encoding cytochrome P450 716A67-like isoform X1 — protein MEAAWDNILMLILILALIWVWKKFNSLWLTPKRLEKILREQGLRGSPYRFKVGDTKETLKMQMQAMSKPMNLFSNDIGPRVSPYDHYIVNKHGKNSFIWNGQTPRVTLTDPELIKDVFNKIYDFGKPNMGPNIRSLIPGLAMHEGEKWSKHRKIINPAFNLEKLKNMLPLFIQCCDDLISKWEEMLSSDGSSEIDVWPFVKNLTGDVISRTAFGSSYLEGRRIFQLLKEKTELILKMRGQRTDYTCRLVPKRMKEIDRDIKASLMDIINKRDKALKAGEATKNNLLDILLESNHKEIEEQGNNKNVGMNLEEVIEECKLFYFAGQDTTSVLLVWTMILLSRYPDWQARAREEVSQVFGNQKPTFDGLNQLKIVTMILYEVLRLYPPGVGVPRKVIKDVKLGNLSFPAGVEIFISTILVHHDSELWGDDAKEFKPERFSEGVLKATNGRFSFFPFGGGPRICIAQNFALLEAKIALSMILQCFSFELSPTYTHAPTMVMTIQPQYGAPVILHKVEKYE, from the exons atgGAAGCAGCATGGGACAATATTCTGATGCTGATACTGATACTGGCTCTGATATGGGTATGGAAGAAGTTCAACTCATTATGGCTCACGCCAAAGAGGCTTGAAAAGATCTTAAGAGAACAAGGCCTTCGAGGCAGTCCATACAGGTTTAAGGTTGGGGACACGAAGGAGACATTAAAGATGCAAATGCAAGCCATGTCCAAACCCATGAATCTCTTCTCTAATGACATAGGACCGCGTGTGTCTCCCTATGATCATTACATTGTCAACAAACATG gcaaaaattcttttatttggaATGGACAGACACCAAGGGTGACCCTCACAGATCCCGAGCTAATCAAAGATGTATTCAACAAGATTTATGACTTTGGAAAGCCTAATATGGGCCCAAATATCAGATCACTTATTCCTGGTCTTGCAATGCATGAGGGAGAAAAGTGGAGCAAGCATAGAAAGATAATCAACCCCgcatttaatttagaaaagttGAAG AATATGTTACCACTATTCATCCAATGTTGCGATGATCTGATTAGCAAATGGGAGGAAATGCTGTCTTCAGATGGATCAAGTGAAATTGACGTATGGCCTTTTGTTAAGAATTTGACTGGTGATGTTATTTCCCGAACAGCATTTGGAAGTAGTTATTTAGAAGGGAGAAGaatatttcaacttctaaaagAGAAAACTGAACTTATACTGAAAATGAGAGGACAGAG GACTGATTATACTTGTAGGTTGGTACCTAAAAGGATGAAGGAAATTGATAGAGATATAAAAGCTTCACTTATGGATATTATTAACAAGAGAGACAAAGCGCTAAAGGCGGGTGAAGCcactaaaaataacttattagaTATACTTCTGGAGTCAAATCACAAGGAAATTGAAGAACAGGGGAACAATAAGAATGTTGGAATGAATCTTGAGGAAGTTATTGAAGAATGCAAGCTTTTCTACTTTGCAGGGCAGGACACCACTTCAGTTTTGCTTGTTTGGACAATGATATTATTGAGTAGGTACCCTGATTGGCAAGCACGCGCAAGGGAGGAAGTCTCACAAGTTTTTGGCAACCAAAAACCGACTTTTGATGGACTGAATCAATTAAAGATT GTTACTATGATTTTGTATGAGGTTCTTAGATTATACCCTCCAGGAGTTGGTGTTCCTCGAAAAGTTATCAAAGATGTGAAACTTGGAAACCTATCATTTCCTGCTGGAGTGGAGATTTTCATATCAACAATTTTGGTTCACCATGATAGTGAGCTCTGGGGTGATGATGCTAAGGAGTTCAAACCTGAGAGATTTTCTGAAGGAGTTCTGAAGGCCACGAATGGtagattttcatttttcccctTTGGAGGAGGTCCTAGAATATGCATCGCACAAAATTTTGCTTTGTTGGAAGCAAAGATTGCTTTGTCGATGATTTTACAATGTTTCTCGTTTGAACTTTCTCCAACCTATACTCATGCTCCAACTATGGTGATGACTATTCAACCCCAATATGGCGCTCCAGTCATTCTACATAAGgtggagaaatatgaataa